The nucleotide sequence ATGGTTATTAAAGCAGCGTGATCCGGTGCTTTAATAACCATGTTTCGCCTGATTTGTATCCATGTTTTTATGCATAAAAAATGTGCAAATGAACCAGCGAAGTCTCTCTTGTTTAAATCATGCTAGGTCTGCAAACGATGAATGCTCCAGTCGCTTTAACCCCTGAGTTATTGACCCAATTGACTGCAATTGTGGGTGAAAACCGTATTAAAACCGATACGGACAGCCTCCAGAATTGGGGTCGCGATCATACGAAGCACTTTGATCCAAACCCGTCAGTCGTCGTTTTTCCGTCGTCAACTGAGCAAGTTCAAGACATCGTAAAACTGGCGAACCAATTTAATGTTGCAGTGACTCCATCGGGTGGTCGTACCGGTCTTTCTGCAGGTGCAGTCGCAGCCAATGGCGAGATCGTGGTCAGCATGGACAAGATGAACCAGATTCTGGAGTTTTTCCCGGCAGATCGTATGGTGCGCGTACAGGCAGGTGTGGTGACTGAACAGTTACAGAACTATGCTGAAGAGCAGGGCATGTATTACCCAGTTGACTTTGCTTCGGCAGGTTCATCGCAAATTGGCGGTAACATCGGCACCAATGCTGGCGGCATCAAAGTGATTAAATACGGCATGACCCGTAACTGGGTACTTGGCCTGACCGTTGTGACGGGTAAGGGCGATGTATTGCGTCTGAACAAAGGTATGATCAAGAATGCAACCGGTTATGCGCTACAACATTTATTTATTGGTGGTGAAGGCACGCTGGGTCTGGTGACGGAAGCGGAAATCAAGCTTGAACGTCAACCGCAAGACCTGCAAGTGATGGTACTGGGTGTACCTGACTTTGATGCGATCATGCCGTTATTGCATGCCTTCCAGGCGAAAATTGACCTGACTGCATTTGAGTTCTTTGGTGAACTGGCGATGCAGAAAGTCTTGGCCCATGGTCACGTGCAACGTCCATTTGAAACTGAATGCCCATTCTATGTATTGCTTGAGTTTGAAGCGCCGTTTGAGCCGATTATGGACAAGGCGATGGAAATCTTCGAGCATTGCATGGAACAAGGTTGGGTACTGGACGGCGTAATGAGCCAAAGCCTGGATCAGGTAGAAAGTTTATGGCGTTTACGTGAAGATATTTCTGAATCTATCGCGCCATTTATTCCATACAAAAATGACATTTCCGTTCTGATCACGCACGTTCCTGCATTCATTAAAGAAATTGATGCGATTGTATCGACGAATTACCCAGACTTTGAAATCTGCTGGTTCGGTCATATCGGTGACGGTAACTTGCACTTAAATATCTTAAAACCTGCT is from Acinetobacter lwoffii and encodes:
- a CDS encoding FAD-binding oxidoreductase, coding for MNAPVALTPELLTQLTAIVGENRIKTDTDSLQNWGRDHTKHFDPNPSVVVFPSSTEQVQDIVKLANQFNVAVTPSGGRTGLSAGAVAANGEIVVSMDKMNQILEFFPADRMVRVQAGVVTEQLQNYAEEQGMYYPVDFASAGSSQIGGNIGTNAGGIKVIKYGMTRNWVLGLTVVTGKGDVLRLNKGMIKNATGYALQHLFIGGEGTLGLVTEAEIKLERQPQDLQVMVLGVPDFDAIMPLLHAFQAKIDLTAFEFFGELAMQKVLAHGHVQRPFETECPFYVLLEFEAPFEPIMDKAMEIFEHCMEQGWVLDGVMSQSLDQVESLWRLREDISESIAPFIPYKNDISVLITHVPAFIKEIDAIVSTNYPDFEICWFGHIGDGNLHLNILKPADLSKDEFFAKCQVVNKYVFDTVKKYDGSISAEHGVGMTKKPYLEYSRSAEEIEYMKALKKVFDPNGIMNPGKLFDL